Below is a genomic region from Planctomycetaceae bacterium.
ACAGGCAACGGCAGACAACAAACCGGATGCGCGATGGAAACAGGGATTCGCTCCTCGTTCGAAGCAATCCCCATACGATGGTGGCACGCGAACCCCAATCATGTTCTCCTGGCCTGGGCACTTCGATACAGGCATTCAGGACGAACGAATTAGTTCCGTTGACATTCTGCCCACAGTGCTGGATGCCATCGGAGAAACACCGCCAGCGGCGCTGCCTGGTCTTAGCCTGGTCCCTTTGCTGACTGGCAAAGGCAAAGTCGATCGGGATTACATCTATGGCGAAAGTTTTGCTCATGATGTCGCAGACGTAAAGAACCCTGAAGCTTCGTTGATGTATCGCTGGGTGATTCGTAATGGCAGAAAGCTGCTTCTGACCTATGATGCAAAGCCTGATCGCTACTCGGAAGCTCATGCTCACTACGAACGCAACCCGCAGCTTTTCGACCTTGACGCCGATCCGCATGAGAAAATTAATCTTGCAGCGGATCACCCGGCAGAAGTGAAGGAGTTGGCGGCGTTGCTGCAAAAAGAGTGGCCGGTGAAAAAGGCGCCAATCGGTCTGGCTCCGTAGAAGCGTCTATTATCTGGTCGTTGAAATTGCCGATCTCAACGTCTTCTCCCGGACCAGATACCGAGTTTTCGAACCCGAGCTTCCGCTTCCGCCCTGCGGAGTTCGGGTTCAATTTCTTCCGGCAATCCAAAGTCAGCCAGGACTTTTGCCATTCCGGACCGGACCGATTGAACGTTGATCGATGTCCCGTCTGGAAGATAGATCCAGGATAGCATCCTGCCATACTTATCTGTTTTCGGCATGCCCGTCTGCAGGATGACTTCTTTCCCGTCGACTTGTTCACGGAGCCAGGATTTCGATTCGTCGGCAAAAAAATCCGATGCGGTGCTGTCGTATGAGATCTCAGGGGCATCAATGCCAAGCAGTCGGACTCGCCGCGTATCGGTTAGCTCAACAGTGTCCCCGTCAATGACCCTGCCAACCCGTGCAGTAATGGAGTTCCAGGAATGGGCAGGGAGTGCAACAGACGGAAATGAAGTTGAACGAAGCAACAAGACGCGTGAGACAATGAGCAGGCACAGCGCCAGCATTGCCAGCTGTGAGGGACGAAGTCGCCGGATTCTGAGGCGACGATCACTCTTACCTGAGTCTCGTGCCAATCGCCTACTCCGGCGTTGTGACTTCTTTCAAGGTATCAGCGACTTCCCCACTGGTGTCATCGGATGCATCTTCCAGTGCTGAGTCTGCTGCAGCATCAGGTGCCACCGCGAACAATGCGGAAGTGTCTGCAAATGAAACATAAAGTCCAAGTACGATGGCAATCAGTCCCAGCCCGAATGGAATCGCCGGTTTCCATGGAGTCAGGTCTACCTGCTGCGTGTTGATTTGTTGCCAGTTGGTGGTTCGAGGTCGCACAGCACTGATTCCCAGCATCAGGGCAACGAGTCCGGCAAACACCACACCAAGGAAATGAAATTCATGCAGCTGGCCGGGACCGGATCCAATGGAATCTTTGATGCCCGGAACAAAGTAGCCGATGGAAATTGCTGCGAACCCCACCACCAGACCAATATTGGCAGCAATGGCGGGTACGCGTTTGCTCACCAGGCCAACAATCATCACGGAGAAGATTGGAATGAAGTACAGTCCATTCATTTTTTGCAGGTACCCGAAGATGCTGTCCTGTCCGACAAGCAAAGGTGCAAACAGCATGGCTGCGACCGCGATAATCCAGCCGAACCATTTCCCTGAACGGATGACATCCTCTTCGGTTGCGGCAGGAGCGATCATCTTCTTGTAGACACCCAGGCTGAAGAGCGTTGCCGTGCTGTTCAGAGCCGAGTTAAAACTGCTCAGAATTGCGCCCACGACGGCCGCTGCAAAGAAACCACGCAGCGAAGAAGGCAAGACTGCCTGGACAAGGTGGCCATAGGCATGGTCCCCTTGTATGCCTTCAGCTGAGTACAGATGGAACGCAATAATCCCGGGCAGAACCAATATGAGCGGTGCGAGAATTTTAAGTGCGCCAGCAAACAGGACGCCTTTTTGTCCTTCTTTCAGGCTGGATGCTCCAAACGTGCGCTGAATGATCTGCTGGTTCGTGCACCAGTAAAAGAGGTTAAGCAGCAGGACACCTGTGAACAGGGTGGAAAACGGGACGGACTGGTTTCCGGCACCGAGTGAGTTGAATTTATCGGGATGCTGTTCACGAAGGATCGACAGGGCCGTCATCGGATCGCTATTGATGGCCTTCAAGCCGTACCAGCTAATCATGATGCCACCGGTTAATAATCCAAATCCATTCAGCGTATCGCTGACTGCGACCGTGCGAAGTCCACCAAAAATGGCGTAGACAGCTCCGATCAACCCGATAACCCAGACCATCAGAGTTAAAGCTGCTTGTTGATTTTCGATTCCCGTCAGTGATTTGATATCGAGAATGCCATTCAGACCCGTGGCTCCGGTATACAGAATCATCGGCAACAGGATTCCTGCATAGGCAACGATAAAGATGATAGACGTGATCGTACGGGTATGCGTGTCGTATCGAAGCTCCAGAAACTCCGGGATGGTGGCGATACCGCTTTTCAGGTAACGCGGCAGAAAGATCAGCGCCATGACAACCAGAGACATGCCCGCGATGACTTCCCAGGCCATGACACAAAGGCCGTCGTTAAACGCGGCACCATTCAAACCAATCAATTGTTCTGTTGAAAGGTTTGTCAGCAGCAGTGAGCCGGCGATGTATCCGCCAGTCAGCGAACGACCCGCAAGAAAATACCCATCTGACGTATCGTGGCGATCACTCCTGGTCAGCACCCATGTGATAACACCAACAAGCGCAGTGAAGAAGATAAACGAACCTAACGTAAGCGGATCCATCAATATATCCCGACAACGACAAACAGCTCCAACGACGGAAACAGAAGACCGGGTAGGTTACCAGTCGGTGGAGGCCAATGAAAACGGGCCCGGCGGAGAATGATGACTTCCGGAGAATTCCACAGGACGCGCCCGCATTGTGTGGACATCTATCAGCCTGTTCAAAAACGGGACTGGCTCGAGCAGGAGACCTTAAAACACGATGGTTTCCAATCGTCCTGCCTGTCCCGGTTTTTCAACGGACGGTTATGTTATCGCCCGCACAATGGGAACTCCTCCGCGCGAACAAACCTGGTCGTACCGTCGCACGGAGCGAACCGGAAAGACGCGACCCGGAACGCTGGCTGCGGAATGTGAAGAGGGCCGTCCATGGGTCCTCGACGCTGTTGCGTCGTTAACTCCGGGGACAGGCCCGCGACCGGAAATCATGTCAGCCAGTGCAACTCCGGCGACTCTAGCTGTCCTTCGGCTGACCGAAATCAGCGGGAGGCGCGCCCATTTTGCTGAAACCACAATCCACATGCAGGACTTCGGCAGTGATGCCACTGGCGAGGTCGCTCAACAGGAACATACCTGATTTGCCAACCTCATCCGCCGTAATATTGCGACGCATTGGTGCAACAGCGTCATAGAGATCGAGCATCTGCTTAAAGTCTCCGACTCCCATAGCGCTGATGGTACGTACCGGCCCAGCGCTAATTGCATTGACTCTGACGCCGTCAGGGCCCAGTTCACTGGCCAGGTAGCGGACACCGCATTCCAGAGCAGCTTTGCACAGTCCCATGATGTTGTATCCTGGAATGACTTCCTCGCCGCCAAAGTAAGAGAGCGTCAGAATACTGGCGGTTTCGCTGAGGATGTCTTTGCGTTTCGCTGCACCTGCCACGGCCAGCAGGCTGTAAGCGCTGATTTCCATCGCAGTCTTGAAGCCATCACGACTACAGTTGTACGTTGGCCCGGTCAGGTCTCCTGGCGGAGCGAATGCCACGCTGTGCACAATAAAATCAATCTTGCCGAATTGTTCTGCCGCCTGATCCATGACCGCTGCCAGATGGTCATCATTGCAGACATCACAAGGCACAAGGAATTTCGCCCCGATGGGTTCGACCAGTTTCGCGACCTTGTTCTTGTTCTTTGGCCGATCGCCCGAATCCGGAAGGTGCGTGAATGCCATTTCCGCGCCTTCTTTGTGCAGGTTTTCCGTAATGGCCCATGCAATCGAGCGCTCGTTTGCAATCCCCAGAACGAGTCCCTTTTTGCCGGTAAACAGTCCCATTTCAATATACCTTTGACGATGTCAGTGTTGTTTCGAGCGAAACATTTCGGATGCTTGCACACTCGAACGAGTGGCAGGATTGTGCGAAGGATAGACTCTGGTCAACGGTTCTGAAAGCGCTCTAAAACCTGCGAACATTTGTTCGTTGAGATTTCTGCTTCTGGCTACGAAGATCCATGGCGGAGAATTTCCACGCACCATTGGCAGGTTCCACAGCAAAAACAGCTTCAAACTGGTTCTGCCGTTCGTGGATATGTCCCCAGTGCTCGACAGTTCCCGCCACGGTCCAGGTAATGGCCGCCTCAAATCCCGGCCACGAAAGCTGGTCTGAATTCTCGCCGTCGGAACGGGTGATGTCTGTCGGTTGCGTAATGTCGACGCTGTCATAGGTGACGGACGTTACACGTGCCACCGCGCCGCCCTGGTCCCGAAGCTCAAGGCTGCGTCTCATCTGAAGGTAGAGCTCCTCCAGAAGCGGTCCGTCCACCGCGGTCGCCAGTGAATCGAGAATCTGAGCTTCTGCGCCTGCTTCCAACGCTTTGTAGGTTCGAGCGTGCAGTTTCTCCGCCAGCTGCTGGCAATCGGACGTCGCAAGGAGGGGAGGAGACTTGAACGGATTCCTGAAAACAGTGATACCAAATTCACGCGTACAAGCACTTACAATGAGCAGAATGGCGCTTAACCCAACGAACGAAATCCGGCCAAACCCAATCAGGCTGCCGGTGGATCGGAGAAGATAACAAACGCTACTGGATACAATGGCGCCCAGCAGCAGGCCGAATGACAGCATGGGGACTGTGATCGTTGGCAGAGGTGGAGTCTCCGCTGGAATGGGGGTGAAAGTTTCCGGTAGAAATTCCGGCGGGCACTCCCAGGCAAACGTATTGTCAGCTGGTTTGTTAAATCGGGAAAACTCAAATCGCTGCAGTGTCTTATCGCCCGCAATGACCACCGATTCAACCTTTCGCATTGTGGAATGGAATCGAGTCCACTCCACCGTTGCCGCCCGGACAAAACGGTCTGAGGGGTGATAGGTTAGAATGATGCCGACTCGCCCGTTGGCGAGGCTTGTCCGTCGCTTCTCTGCGTTTGCGGCCATGTCTTTCTGGTCAAGCCCAAGCAGGTCAATCCGGGTAAACTCAGGGTTCACGTGCAAGCCGTTTATAGTCGTGGGATTGACATCTTTCAGCCAATTCCGGATCAGCTCTCGCACTGCATCCTGTTCATCGATGTCGATGAACGATGGATCCCTGTGCTGGATCGGCAGGAACGTCTTCAGGGTGGCAAGCGGAATCAGCACCTCATGACGTAACTCTGTTGGATCGATGTAGATAAAAGAATACACGCTGCTGTAGCTCATGATCCCCAGCGTTTGTTCTCGCTGCTTCGCAAACCAAGATTCCCATTCTTCATCGCTTGCATCTTCAGAGAGTGGTGTTTCGGTCCAGTCGAACCGCAATGTGACAGCCGCACCAGCTTTCATCGAATCAGTGAACGTAAGATCGCTTCCTGTCTGATGAACCGACAGTTTCATTTCGCTCGGGGTGACGAAATCCGGATCAGACAAGTCCTGCTGAATCGTCAGGAACTCAGGGGGATCGGCGAATGGAAATTCAATCTGATAGACCGCCGTGTGCAGCATCATGTCTGTTGTTGCGATCCCCGCCTCGGGAATCTCAAACGACTGCAGATCGGTGATGTGACCTTTCAGCAATTCGCCGCGCGCATCACGCAGAGTGACTCTTTCCAGCAGAAAATCGCGATGAAGTTCGAGACCTCGCTTAATTTCTGACGCTGGGACCACGTCCGATTCGTTTGCCTCCAGTTCATGAAACAGGACGAGGTCCTCCGCGAACATCTGCAATCGCATGATTGCACGGGATTTTGTTACGAAGATATCCGTCTCTGTAATTGAAAATGGATGCGTCGACGCACTTATCACTTCGTTCGACATGGCCGCGAAGGCAAACACCAGAAGGCAGCACAGCCAACGAAACATCGGTAAATGTGATACCAGCAAACCAGACGCAGACAAACGTGACACGAGGCAAATCCCAATGGGGCCATCTAGAAATAAGCAAAACATCATCCGGCTGAATGGTGCGAATTGTGATTCCGAAGCAGCAAAACAACAAGTGGCTGTCGACTGTGAGGGATACGAGGTTTCATCTGCGGCGTATCTGAAATGATGCCGCAGAATCCGGGATACATACGGAAGCCTTGGGAATTCCTTCGGATTTCGCTAAAAACGATGCCAACAATCGAAGTTTTGAATTCAATCAGGGGCAAATCATGAAGCGTCGTGTCTTTCTGAGTTCATCAATTGCCGCAGGACTGTACGCCGGCTCATCTGTTGCGAGTCAGGATGCCACGCGTCGAGTGGGAGTGATGGGGCATACTGGACGCGGCAATTACGGGCATGGGCTTGATACTGTCTGGCAGAACATCCCCAACGCTCAGGTTGTTGGTGTTTCTGATGGAAACGAAGCCGGTCTCGCCGCGGAACTTAAGAAGTTGAATGTCAGCAGTGGTTACCTTGATTACCGGGAGATGCTTTCCGCACAGCAACCAGAGTTTGTCTCCGTTGCCCCACGCCACCCGGATCAGCACTTCGACATGATCATGGCTGCAATTGCGTCCGGGGTCCGCGGAATCTACGTCGAAAAACCCTTTTGCCGAACTCCCGCTGAAGCAGACGCCATTGTTTCCTCGTCGTTGAAAGCCGGTACGAAAATCGCCGTTGCTCATCGGAACCGATATCACCCCGTTCTTGTATTGATCAAACAGATGATCGCTGATGGACAGTTGGGACGGCTTCTTGAAATGCGTGGTCGCGGAAAGGGTGATCGCCGAGGTGGCGGAGAATGTCTATGGGTGCTTGGATGCCATGTCATGAACCTGTTCGAATATATTGGTGGCAAGCCACTCTCATGCTCTGCGACGCTGCTGACAAATGGAGCCAGGGTGACGGCAGCTGATGTTGCACCAGGCAATGAAGCGTTGGGGCCTCTCGCCGGAAATGAGGTTCACGCTCATTACCAGATGGAATCCGGGGTCTTCGCCGCATACGACTCCATCGCAAACGATGGAACGAAAGATTCCTACTGCATGCATTTCATCGGCAGCGATGGCGTTATCGCATTGCATATCGACGCCAACCCAGTGGCGCACATCGTTTCGGGAAACCCCTTTGCAGTTGATATGAAACCGAGGCAGTGGGTGCCAATTACGTCTGCTGGTCCGGGTAAACCAGAACCACACCCCGGTCGGGTTGCTGATGTTCATAACCACGTTGCCGGCGTGAACGATCTGATCGCAGCGGTAGACGAAGACCGTCAGCCATTGTGTGACGCCCGCTCCGGGGCTTTGACTGTCGAAATGATCTGCGCAGCGTTTGAATCTCACCGTCAGAACAGCAAGAGCGTCAGTCTTCCACTGGAACGCAGAGACCATCCTTTGAACCGACTTTAGTTTTGATTCGCAGGGGTCTTCCTGAGGAACGGTGTCAGTCCGCTTCAACCTCAGATTCTGGTTTTGGCTTTGGAGTGAATGCCTTCTCCAAAGCGACCGCTCCTCCCACCACGGGCAGCGTGAGGCTGGTGTGATCCAGATCGACCGTGAGTTCGGTGCCCGGATCCGGCCACAGGGTAAAGTCGCGGTCTGTTGAAAAGACCATGAATCCAATTTGCTGGCCCGCGGCAACAATCTGATCATCCGGCTGAAGGCGAAACCGGACGTCATAGAATTGCCCCGGCGTGAGGGGAGCACTTTCACTGACAGAATCCCGGTTTTGCGGATCGGCCCAGCCCCGAGTGATAATGTTGTCTGTAATTTTGCCTTTGTCGTCCCACGGCAGTGACACAAGCCATACCGAAAGATTGGCGGCCGGGCGGTCACTGGCCATAGTGATGGTGACTTCGGCGTAGCCCGAAATATGCACTGGTTCGCTGAGTTCCGGCGTTGAAAATAACAACCGGTGATTCGTCCAGTCTGCCTTTGCTAATGTCGCTCCGTCGAATGAAAAGTTGTCAACAATCAGCTCTGTACCCTGATTCATCGGCTGGGCCAGCAAGAGGTTCCCTTGTCGTTCGCCCCCGCGCGTCGGATACAGTGTTACGGGCATCGCGGAGGGGTTTGGGTAATCGGGATACGACGTCGGTTCATCACGTTGCTTGTCTTCTCGAACGATCCACGCTTTGGGGTCGTTCTCCACACCATTTTCGACACCATACAGGTAGCGGGTGAACCATCGGTTCATCATTTTCAGTGGCGGTGGTCCGCCATGTCCGCCCTGATGATAGAAGATTTGTGTGGGAAGTCCTTTCGCCCGTGCGGCTTCGTAAATTCTCAAGCTGTGCTCGGGCATCACATTCCAGTCATTGAAGCCATGCGACATCAGCAAAGCAGCTTTCATGGGGCCCATCTCATTCAGATAGTCGCGACCGGCCCAGAAACTGTTGTAGTCGCCGGTGACGCGGTCCAGGTGCTTGATCATTTCGGCGTCGCGAACATTCTTGTCACAATCACAGCGCCGCGCTGGGTCTCCACTGTTTATGAAGTTGTAAAGCACATCGATATCTTCGCCCATGTAGCCACCGGGGTGGCGAACGAGACCATTTGAACGGTAGTAGTGGTAGTAAGAAGTGTTGGGGGCCACCGGGATGATGGCTTCAAGTCCTTCAACTCCGGTTGTTGCTGCCGCAAGCGGCAGGGTACCGTTGTAAGAAGTGCCCGTCATACCGACCTTCCCGGTCGACCACGTCGCCTTCACTTCTTCGTTACCATCCGGGGTCGTATACCCTTTTGCTCGGCCATTCAGCCAGTCTATGACGGCCTTGGGGGCCAGCGATTCATTATCGCCACCGACTGTTGGGCATCCCTGAGATCGTCCTGTTCCGGGTGAACACGAATGAACGACGGCAAATCCGCGTGGGACCCAGTCATTTACGTGGGATTTGGATATCGAGCTTCGATCCTTGTCGAACTCGATAGGCTGAGGTAGCTCGTGCGGAGGAGGAGTCGCCCCGATGTTGTGTTGCGGATCCCAGAAATACGGTTTCGCGTTCTTTGCAGTTCCGCAGTAGTACGGACTGGTTTCATAAATCACTGCAACCTTCAGGCCTTCTGACTCCGTTTGTTTCGGCCTGGTGACGTCAACGTGCATTCGGTCGAGTTTACCGTCGCCGTCGGAATCGAATTCCGTCTCAACCCAAAGATGATGTCGAATCCAGTCTTTCGAGTCCTTGAATGCGTCTACGACCTGTGCTTCGCCATCTTTAAAGATGGGCCTGGCCTCAAAGTCTTCCGCAGGAGAAATCGATGCGGTCAGGACAACCGCCGCCAGAGAAGCGATGCGAAAGGTTGACGTGTTAGCCATCTCTTGGCGCTCAATAACAGGGAGGGGGATGTTGTCTGCTGCACGACTGGCGTGATGAAAAAGGCCCGTCATACAGAACGACGGGCCTGAGTCAGAATGATGCTAGACATCCTTCGCCAGAGGGCAAACATATGGTTTGCGATATTCACGAGTCAATAAAGCGTTGGCAGCATTGTTGTTCGTGAACACTTCCTTCTCCGGATCAAACGCGAGGTTGGCACCCAGTGAAAGTTTATACTTATCCAGATCGACACCATTCTTCGTCAGGTGCTTGACCGTCCGCTGAAGGGTCGCTTCGTTATCGTCCAGGCTCTTGATGCCACTCAGGACGGATGAAAGTTCCGAGACAGTCACTTTGTTGTTTTCTCCCATGTAATAGGAGATGTTTCCGAGGTGACTCATTCCAGCGGAAAGATGGCCTTCGCGGACGTCGGCATTCAGGTCCTTGACATTTCGGGACTCACACGCGGACAGGAAGTTCCCGAAATGGTCTCCTCCCCCTTTGAACTCTTTGATGATGTTCATCTCTTTGTCGAATGCAATACAGTGGGAATAGCTGACCTGCGTCAGGTAGCCATTTGTTCCGTAAAATACGACACCGATCTTGTTGCCTTTGGTGCTCTGGAACAGTTTGTTCAGTTCCGTGTCATCGCTGTCATCAACACTCAATCCGCGCGTTTCGAAAACGATGCATTTGTCACCGTAATCATAAACCGTGACCTCCGTGTTTCCGGTGTCCCCAGCGTCGACGTAATTTGGGTCCTTTCTTTCCGCCTGATATCCCAGGCGTCCGCCATACGTAAAGATATTGGTCGGATGATTGTCGATGCCAAGTCCCCAGCGAGCGACATCGGTCTGGTGTGGTCCCTGATTGCCAAGGTCACCATTTCCGTAATGTCGCTGCCAGTGCCAGTCGTAGTGGAATTTTTCACGAGTCAGCTTCGGGCTGGTGAGCGTTGCCGGACCTGACCAGAGATCGAAGTCGACATTGTCAGGAATCTTGTAGTCTCCCAAAGCACCAATCGATTTTCGACGTTTGTAACACAACCCTCGAGCGAACTTCACTTCGCCAATGCCACCCGCGTTCATAAATGCAAAGGCGTCTTTAATGGCCTGGCTGGAGCGGCACTGAGTTCCTACCTGACACATTCGACCATATTTCCGGGCTGCGGCAATCAGAGCCGACCCCTCCCAGACGTTGTGACAGACTGGCTTTTCGACGTAGGCATCTTTGCCGGCCTGCATGGCCCAGATGCCCGTCAGGGCGTGCCAGTGATTTGGGGTTGCGGTGCTCACAACATCCAGCGCGCTGTCTTCGAAGGCTTTGCGCATGTCGGTAAACAGTTTTGGTCGCAGTCCCTGTTTGTCGTTGATTGCATCACAACGTTTGTTTCCAACGGCCTCGTCGACATCAACGATGGCGCGGATCTCTGTGCGGGAATCGCTCAGGTAGGCATCAATATGTGATGAACCGCGACCATTCACGCCCACAACAACGACGCCCATTTTTGCGTTGGCGGACGTACCGGCGCGTCCAATAGCCGGAGCAGCGAATACGGTTGATGCAGCAGCGACGGCTGACGTTCGAAGAAAATTACGACGATTAAATGTGGTCATCGGCAATGGGCTCCCAGATCTTCGTTGGAGGGTTATGGCGGGCCGGAAGATTAGTAGATTAGAGGTGGGCTCGATCCATCAAACGGCGATTTACCGCCTGACTCAGCGTGCATAGGACCGTATTCGGGCGTTGTTTTCAAGGCTTCGGCATGATCAACGGGGCCACGTCCGCAAAACTAAATGGCTGCACAAGACACAATTGGCGAAAGTATGAAGTTCGATAAAGGGCTGAGCGGCACGTCAAACTGAAAATCCGTTGACAACAGAGACAGTGATCAGACTACAGACGATTTGGAGTCCGATCAGTATGGAAAAGTTTGTCTTATCGCTTTCGTAAGACGCCTGCCCCGATCCGGATTGCCCGAACGGCAAATGCCTGAAGCTGCAGCCGGCAACGATCGCAATCCAGGGAACAAGGAAACACCATAATCTGGCGGCTTCTCCCATATTCTTGCCGGATAGCCACAGGATGACCCATGTTGCGGCCATCGAAACCATCAGTGCGCTGCAGGCAGAGTCGATTGCGGGCACACCAGGATTCGGCTTTGATGGCGACCCAGCTTCATTGGGATCCTGTTCCAGGGTGCCTGCGCGCACTTTCACAAGTTGTTGATCCGTTGACGGAATCATGGAAGATGAACGATTCGATCGAAGATTCCGGAGCAGGATCCTGAAAGAGTCAAAGACGTTTCTTCCGCCCGCCAGCATCAAAGCCCCGCCAACTGCCAGCGTCAATTCAAGTGGATTCACAAGAGTCCAGATCCACCACGTTCGGGGGGAAGTTTCGTAGAACCCCTCGTGATTCATTAGATTCATTCGCCAGACGTTCAGCAGATTGCAGTCTGTTATGACGTCGAAAAGCAGGACGCAGCCAGCCCAGGAGAGAACCATCATGCCCACGGCAGCAAAAATCGATCGCGGCCGGGTCGCCTGATTCTGGCCGAGTTGCAACACGGCGAAGGCGAAGGCCACGACAATGCAGGGGAGGTGGGCCAGGCTCAGGAGCATCCCTGCAAACAACAGAATTCCGGCAGCCAATGAACTGAGAATTCTGACACGCAAGTGAGAAGTCAGTCCCGCGACGACAGTCAGCCAAAGAAACAGAGTCCCTGTGAAGGCAAAAATGACATCGGACTTGGGTGTGAAGATAACAAGTGTTGGGATAGTGGCGCACAAACATGCCGCTCTCCATCCGGAAGTTCGACCAGCAATGGTCGATGCCAGCAGATA
It encodes:
- a CDS encoding Gfo/Idh/MocA family oxidoreductase, with translation MTTFNRRNFLRTSAVAAASTVFAAPAIGRAGTSANAKMGVVVVGVNGRGSSHIDAYLSDSRTEIRAIVDVDEAVGNKRCDAINDKQGLRPKLFTDMRKAFEDSALDVVSTATPNHWHALTGIWAMQAGKDAYVEKPVCHNVWEGSALIAAARKYGRMCQVGTQCRSSQAIKDAFAFMNAGGIGEVKFARGLCYKRRKSIGALGDYKIPDNVDFDLWSGPATLTSPKLTREKFHYDWHWQRHYGNGDLGNQGPHQTDVARWGLGIDNHPTNIFTYGGRLGYQAERKDPNYVDAGDTGNTEVTVYDYGDKCIVFETRGLSVDDSDDTELNKLFQSTKGNKIGVVFYGTNGYLTQVSYSHCIAFDKEMNIIKEFKGGGDHFGNFLSACESRNVKDLNADVREGHLSAGMSHLGNISYYMGENNKVTVSELSSVLSGIKSLDDNEATLQRTVKHLTKNGVDLDKYKLSLGANLAFDPEKEVFTNNNAANALLTREYRKPYVCPLAKDV
- a CDS encoding Xaa-Pro dipeptidyl-peptidase, which codes for MANTSTFRIASLAAVVLTASISPAEDFEARPIFKDGEAQVVDAFKDSKDWIRHHLWVETEFDSDGDGKLDRMHVDVTRPKQTESEGLKVAVIYETSPYYCGTAKNAKPYFWDPQHNIGATPPPHELPQPIEFDKDRSSISKSHVNDWVPRGFAVVHSCSPGTGRSQGCPTVGGDNESLAPKAVIDWLNGRAKGYTTPDGNEEVKATWSTGKVGMTGTSYNGTLPLAAATTGVEGLEAIIPVAPNTSYYHYYRSNGLVRHPGGYMGEDIDVLYNFINSGDPARRCDCDKNVRDAEMIKHLDRVTGDYNSFWAGRDYLNEMGPMKAALLMSHGFNDWNVMPEHSLRIYEAARAKGLPTQIFYHQGGHGGPPPLKMMNRWFTRYLYGVENGVENDPKAWIVREDKQRDEPTSYPDYPNPSAMPVTLYPTRGGERQGNLLLAQPMNQGTELIVDNFSFDGATLAKADWTNHRLLFSTPELSEPVHISGYAEVTITMASDRPAANLSVWLVSLPWDDKGKITDNIITRGWADPQNRDSVSESAPLTPGQFYDVRFRLQPDDQIVAAGQQIGFMVFSTDRDFTLWPDPGTELTVDLDHTSLTLPVVGGAVALEKAFTPKPKPESEVEAD
- a CDS encoding Gfo/Idh/MocA family oxidoreductase — translated: MKRRVFLSSSIAAGLYAGSSVASQDATRRVGVMGHTGRGNYGHGLDTVWQNIPNAQVVGVSDGNEAGLAAELKKLNVSSGYLDYREMLSAQQPEFVSVAPRHPDQHFDMIMAAIASGVRGIYVEKPFCRTPAEADAIVSSSLKAGTKIAVAHRNRYHPVLVLIKQMIADGQLGRLLEMRGRGKGDRRGGGECLWVLGCHVMNLFEYIGGKPLSCSATLLTNGARVTAADVAPGNEALGPLAGNEVHAHYQMESGVFAAYDSIANDGTKDSYCMHFIGSDGVIALHIDANPVAHIVSGNPFAVDMKPRQWVPITSAGPGKPEPHPGRVADVHNHVAGVNDLIAAVDEDRQPLCDARSGALTVEMICAAFESHRQNSKSVSLPLERRDHPLNRL
- a CDS encoding enoyl-ACP reductase, yielding MGLFTGKKGLVLGIANERSIAWAITENLHKEGAEMAFTHLPDSGDRPKNKNKVAKLVEPIGAKFLVPCDVCNDDHLAAVMDQAAEQFGKIDFIVHSVAFAPPGDLTGPTYNCSRDGFKTAMEISAYSLLAVAGAAKRKDILSETASILTLSYFGGEEVIPGYNIMGLCKAALECGVRYLASELGPDGVRVNAISAGPVRTISAMGVGDFKQMLDLYDAVAPMRRNITADEVGKSGMFLLSDLASGITAEVLHVDCGFSKMGAPPADFGQPKDS
- a CDS encoding thermonuclease family protein, translating into MARDSGKSDRRLRIRRLRPSQLAMLALCLLIVSRVLLLRSTSFPSVALPAHSWNSITARVGRVIDGDTVELTDTRRVRLLGIDAPEISYDSTASDFFADESKSWLREQVDGKEVILQTGMPKTDKYGRMLSWIYLPDGTSINVQSVRSGMAKVLADFGLPEEIEPELRRAEAEARVRKLGIWSGRRR
- a CDS encoding solute:sodium symporter family transporter gives rise to the protein MDPLTLGSFIFFTALVGVITWVLTRSDRHDTSDGYFLAGRSLTGGYIAGSLLLTNLSTEQLIGLNGAAFNDGLCVMAWEVIAGMSLVVMALIFLPRYLKSGIATIPEFLELRYDTHTRTITSIIFIVAYAGILLPMILYTGATGLNGILDIKSLTGIENQQAALTLMVWVIGLIGAVYAIFGGLRTVAVSDTLNGFGLLTGGIMISWYGLKAINSDPMTALSILREQHPDKFNSLGAGNQSVPFSTLFTGVLLLNLFYWCTNQQIIQRTFGASSLKEGQKGVLFAGALKILAPLILVLPGIIAFHLYSAEGIQGDHAYGHLVQAVLPSSLRGFFAAAVVGAILSSFNSALNSTATLFSLGVYKKMIAPAATEEDVIRSGKWFGWIIAVAAMLFAPLLVGQDSIFGYLQKMNGLYFIPIFSVMIVGLVSKRVPAIAANIGLVVGFAAISIGYFVPGIKDSIGSGPGQLHEFHFLGVVFAGLVALMLGISAVRPRTTNWQQINTQQVDLTPWKPAIPFGLGLIAIVLGLYVSFADTSALFAVAPDAAADSALEDASDDTSGEVADTLKEVTTPE